The Methanothermobacter sp. CaT2 DNA window TATTCAGTCTATTTTAAAGCCCAACTCTAAACCCGCTATATCCACATCTGAGCCCAGAATTTCCATACTATTCAGTCTATTTTAAAGCAGGAGGGGTCTTGTATTTTCTTGGTGGGCGTCAAGAAATTTCCATACTATTCAGTCTATTTTAAAGCAATATTGAACCCATATATCCCTGTGAACCCCTTCCAATTTCCATACTATTCAGTCTATTTTAAAGCTTCATCCTCCTTCAGGCCCTTGAGGATTTGCAGGTCTTATTTCCATACTATTCAGTCTATTTTAAAGCCCGCGTCCATCTCAGCCTTAAAGTCCAAGTAGTACTATTTCCATACTATTCAGTCTATTTTAAAGCATCCATGTTCATGCCGTATGCACCGTCCACAATCCTATTTCCATACTATTCAGTCTATTTTAAAGCCCTTTCCTATACATCATACTATCTCCCTCCGTTTGCTTATTTCCATACTATTCAGTCTATTTTAAAGCAGAAGGAACTGAGTTTCAGGGAATATGCGGCTGAAAAATTTCCATACTATTCAGTCTATTTTAAAGCACCAGAGACAAACAAACAAACATATGCACATAGAAACAATTTCCATACTATTCAGTCTATTTTAAAGCTTTGTTTTTTTGTTCTTGTCATGTTTTATAGCATTTATTTCCATACTATTCAGTCTATTTTAAAGCCTTTTTTTTATTTGTTCTTTTTCCTGGTTTTATGATATTTCCATACTATTCAGTCTATTTTAAAGCATTTTATCACCTACCGAAGATTCATCATATAATTTAATTTCCATACTATTCAGTCTATTTTAAAGCGATTTCTGTATAGATGAACTTGAGGATTTATACTTCAAATTTCCATACTATTCAGTCTATTTTAAAGCTGATCCAGACCCGCTGAATTTTGGGAGAGGACTGGGAATTTCCATACTATTCAGTCTATTTTAAAGCCCTTGGCTCCGTAAACCGATTTGTATGAGACCTCCTATTTCCATACTATTCAGTCTATTTTAAAGCCTCATATAATCCACATCAACCATTGTAATATACCCATATTTCCATACTATTCAGTCTATTTTAAAGCGATTAGATTCAAGTTGCAGATGGCGTCAACTGACACATTTCCATACTATTCAGTCTATTTTAAAGCGTGGCCGCATGCAGGGCAATAATCAACCCATTCCATAATTTCCATACTATTCAGTCTATTTTAAAGCCCACGCCACATTTCGCGATTTATCCAAATAGGGATACTGATTTCCATACTATTCAGTCTATTTTAAAGCTTTAACTTTACTAATCGACGGTGGTTCATCATCTCCACATTTCCATACTATTCAGTCTATTTTAAAGCCTGTATTGTTATTTTTTTGTGTTTGACATTACAAATTTATTTCCATACTATTCAGTCTATTTTAAAGCGATTAGATTCAAGTTGCAGATGGCGTCAACTGACACATTTCCATACTATTCAGTCTATTTTAAAGCGTGGCCGCATGCAGGGCAATAATCAACCCATTCCATAATTTCCATACTATTCAGTCTATTTTAAAGCCCACGCCACATTTCGCGATTTATCCAAATAGGGATACTGATTTCCATACTATTCAGTCTATTTTAAAGCTTTAACTTTACTAATCGACGGTGGTTCATCATCTCCACATTTCCATACTATTCAGTCTATTTTAAAGCCTGTATTGTTATTTTTTTGTGTTTGACATTACAAATTTATTTCCATACTATTCAGTCTATTTTAAAGCTAAATTGAATGGTCGTAAACCGGTATATGTTAATGTATTTCCATACTATTCAGTCTATTTTAAAGCGCGTTTTTTGCCACTAAATCACCCATTACATATAGATATTTCCATACTATTCAGTCTATTTTAAAGCAAGCGGATATCTGCGGGAGACTCCATAGCACCACAGGCCATTTCCATACTATTCAGTCTATTTTAAAGCCGGCTTCTATGTCGTCGATCGCGACCCATACATCCTGACATTTCCATACTATTCAGTCTATTTTAAAGCAAATAGGTGATAAATATGGTTAAAATAAATAATATTGAAAATTTCCATACTATTCAGTCTATTTTAAAGCTCGACAGGCTCTTCGAAGACCTATACGATCTTGTGAATTTCCATACTATTCAGTCTATTTTAAAGCGCAACATCATTACATTGCATGAGTATAACAAAGTCGTATTTCCATACTATTCAGTCTATTTTAAAGCCATGCCCTGCAACATCACAGGGGCCGCCCCATGCCCTGATTTCCATACTATTCAGTCTATTTTAAAGCTCTTCCCAAATTGCTTCCGCCTCTGCAAGGCACCTCTATTTCCATACTATTCAGTCTATTTTAAAGCAGAAGGACGAGGTAAGGATTGAGCCCAAGTGGAAGAATTTCCATACTATTCAGTCTATTTTAAAGCAAATAAATCTAATAGAAAATACAAATTATATAGAATATATTTCCATACTATTCAGTCTATTTTAAAGCATCACTCCACCGGGCAACCCAAAACCCATAGAGACTAATTTCCATACTATTCAGTCTATTTTAAAGCAAAGGAGGGTTTGAAACCACCATCCTGCAGGTTCCTCCGATTTCCATACTATTCAGTCTATTTTAAAGCACCCACACTTCCTTCGCTATTATCTTCCAGATATCAATTTCCATACTATTCAGTCTATTTTAAAGCCGATGCACCGGATAAGGAAATAAAACCTGCCAGGCCCAATTTCCATACTATTCAGTCTATTTTAAAGCTCTTGCTGTCGCCAATCAGTTCCGATTGGCAATATAGCCTAATTTCCATACTATTCAGTCTATTTTAAAGCTCCCCGGGCTCAACATCCTGTGAGGTTTCAAGGTCTCATTTCCATACTATTCAGTCTATTTTAAAGCGATCAGAGGCCTCCCTCTTCCGATCTGCTGAGTCCAGATTTCCATACTATTCAGTCTATTTTAAAGCAAGGTCGATAAAGTCCTCTATATTCTCTTCACTTATATATTTCCATACTATTCAGTCTATTTTAAAGCACTTAAACCGTAAAATATATATATGTGTCTCTCTAAAATTTCCATACTATTCAGTCTATTTTAAAGCAATAGCACTCTTACCCATCATCTGTGAAGCCACGAAGATTTCCATACTATTCAGTCTATTTTAAAGCTCGCGTATGATGGGACGCGATGATTACTGAAGAATGAAATTTCCATACTATTCAGTCTATTTTAAAGCTCCAGTTCCCATATTCATTTTTTTTCGTCAATATCGAATTTCCATACTATTCAGTCTATTTTAAAGCAATTAGTACTCTGCAAGCTCTCTTCTTATGTTCCCGTATTTCCATACTATTCAGTCTATTTTAAAGCCTAATGTGCATGTAACACGACTCGAACACCTCATAAAATTTCCATACTATTCAGTCTATTTTAAAGCGGGTGTGCCAGGCCCCGCTGAGGGCGTCGACCTGGTATTTCCATACTATTCAGTCTATTTTAAAGCCTACTATGCCTATCAATCTACTGCATCGAAGAAACAAATTTCCATACTATTCAGTCTATTTTAAAGCCCACATCACCAGTCCTAAGTTCAGTCTTCGAAAAACCAATTTCCATACTATTCAGTCTATTTTAAAGCAATAGGCTTCCTCCTAGCCATACTCCTCAAAACAATCATTTCCATACTATTCAGTCTATTTTAAAGCCATGGGAAGAAGCTATTGATTTGTTTATCGAAAAAAAATTTCCATACTATTCAGTCTATTTTAAAGCCAGCCCCTTCTTCTTATTCACACCCACAAGGTACACAATTTCCATACTATTCAGTCTATTTTAAAGCCGAGCCGATTATTTTGTTTTTAGGCTAAATACTTGCTGAAAATGCTTTGTTTTAACATGCTTATAAGTCTGCCTATAATGATGACTCTTATTTATAAAGGCTGACTTAAATTATAAACCCAATACTGTTCTTTTCAATTCCAAGGACATGCGAAGAAACATATTTTTTACTGGGAAATTCATAAATCATCACAGAATCACATGTATCATCTATCAATTCACTGAGTCCTGTTTTTATCTCACCAAACTGCGCTTTACTTACTTCTCCTTCAAAAACTGAGTTCTGTCTCCAATGAAGATACATTTTCAAAAATTTATGAACCTTGTTAACTCTTTTGACATCAACGTCGTAAACCACCAGGAGGTACACTTAATCACCTGCTAAAAAAATGCTTAAAATAATAAATTACAGTTTTACCACCATGCCCTGAAACTCTCATATTTCTGATCGCCCAGAAAGTGTTTTATTAATTTATAGGACTCCAGCCTCATCAGATACTTATAGGATACCTTTCTTTTGAGTTTAGGGTGCTTTATAGTCGTATCAAGCTTAGCCTGATATTCTTTGAGGAAAATTTGTTTACCCCTGTCTTTAAGCATTACACCGACATCTCTATCAAAGTCCTTCTCTGAAATCATGTTATTATTTACTAGTTTAAATATTACTCTACCAACTATTAGAGGCTTAAAGATATCTGCTATATCCAGGGCAAGTGAAAACCTCCTTTCGGCAGGTTCATGCAGAAAGCTAATAGATGGATGGAGATAGGTGTGATATATCTCAGATAATGCGGATACGTATAATAATGAATTACCAAAGGATAAAAGGGCATTTAATTCTGTCGTTGGCGGTCTTATTTCACGTTTATCCATTTTAAACCTTTTAAGGATCTTATTAAAGCTCTGATAATAAGAATTCCACATGCGACCCTCATTACTCATTATCTGCGCAACATTCCCTTCCACGACCTCTTTCTCTATCATCTCAATATATTCGCTAACATCCTTCCCTCTTTTTTTGTAATACTTCATTGCTTTGAGTAGGTTATGTTTAATACCGAGAACCATCTCCCTCGCGATTTCTGATCTTTTCGTTGGGTCCAGGTAATGTTCCGCCTGTTTTACCACCACAAGACCGGAGTTAAGCTGTACGCGAGGGTATAAAGACCCTTCATAATACCCGTATTTATTGAAAAAATTAACTGGGATGCCCTTTTTCATCAATATAGATGATGCCCCTGATTTAATTGAAACTTTACCATAGCAGTTTATCTCGTTTATGCGGTTTATTGGAAGAGGTTTCTTAATGTCTTTGTTGATAAAATATAATGTATTTCCCTGACGGGACAGTATCCCATGAGAAGTTATATACAAAGGGTCCTTCATTGAATCACCTGTTAGATCATGCAGAACTCATAATAACTACATCTACGACAGTAACGTTTAGAAACGGGTTTAGGGGGATATTTCATTTTAACAACATTTTTTATGCTTTCAACAATTTTCTCGATTTCCGACTCCAATTCAGGCGTTAAGTGGAGTTCTTCCCTTTTCTTTTCAGTAGGGTACACAAGCACTCCTTTCACGTTTTTTCCTGTGAATTTCCTTATATACCATAAATAATAATAAAGCTGATACCTGACAGGCTCTTCAAGGCTGCTTGACTTTTTTATTTCAAAAATAGTCAGATTTTTCTTATTCATGAAATCTATAGAAATTTCGCCGAAGTTTATGCTTTTCTTTTCTCGCGAGAAAGTTTTTTCATGGAGGAGCCTCCCCATCTGTATGTCTTCGTTATCATAGTTCATGTTTATCTGGTTCGCAAAGAACCATAATTCTCGCTTACAGGCCACATAATACTGAACCATGACACCAGTTACTTTCATGAAATCACTTTAAACTATATAATGTTCCAGTCATCCGCATCAACAACTTCAAAGCCGCATTCATAGCTATAGACCCCATGAATAAGGTAGAACATTTTCATATCATCCACCTTCCCTTCACGTAGCATCTTAAGAAATAGCCATTTGTAAATCCCCACAGTATTTTCAAACTTATCAGGATC harbors:
- the cas2 gene encoding CRISPR-associated endonuclease Cas2; the protein is MYLLVVYDVDVKRVNKVHKFLKMYLHWRQNSVFEGEVSKAQFGEIKTGLSELIDDTCDSVMIYEFPSKKYVSSHVLGIEKNSIGFII
- the cas1b gene encoding type I-B CRISPR-associated endonuclease Cas1b — protein: MKDPLYITSHGILSRQGNTLYFINKDIKKPLPINRINEINCYGKVSIKSGASSILMKKGIPVNFFNKYGYYEGSLYPRVQLNSGLVVVKQAEHYLDPTKRSEIAREMVLGIKHNLLKAMKYYKKRGKDVSEYIEMIEKEVVEGNVAQIMSNEGRMWNSYYQSFNKILKRFKMDKREIRPPTTELNALLSFGNSLLYVSALSEIYHTYLHPSISFLHEPAERRFSLALDIADIFKPLIVGRVIFKLVNNNMISEKDFDRDVGVMLKDRGKQIFLKEYQAKLDTTIKHPKLKRKVSYKYLMRLESYKLIKHFLGDQKYESFRAWW
- the cas4 gene encoding CRISPR-associated protein Cas4 is translated as MKVTGVMVQYYVACKRELWFFANQINMNYDNEDIQMGRLLHEKTFSREKKSINFGEISIDFMNKKNLTIFEIKKSSSLEEPVRYQLYYYLWYIRKFTGKNVKGVLVYPTEKKREELHLTPELESEIEKIVESIKNVVKMKYPPKPVSKRYCRRCSYYEFCMI